The following coding sequences lie in one Cryptococcus gattii WM276 chromosome L, complete sequence genomic window:
- a CDS encoding DNA-dependent ATPase MGS1 (Maintenance of genome stability protein 1), putative (Similar to SGTC gene model, INSD accession EAL17933.1): MSNKVNCPICTSLVPEGDINLHLDLKCKGAPLAESSTPQKVFDFINSPPHSKTQQSTSQASQSTYPGSSQRPRASQAPLDDRRPSAGADGKKNIAPVFQTQLAGGKRKAEGNEIKVIGGDGYGGVKGAKQPRVNPLAAAQPMAERSRPLEISQYIGQSDIVGPGSLLRVQIEAGKLIGSCILWGPPGCGKTTLARLIAKSSGADFKELSATSSGTQDVRQVFEKAKNGLQMTGRRTVLMIDEIHRFNRAQQDLLLPYVEKGWIQLIGATTENPSFKVNGALLSRCQVFTLHAHSPESLQIILRNAVQTISESEPIPYHPPELIPFLADVADGDARQALNGLELALRTCQTMDEAARAEKSQRAKFVGDEKVKEERQKDVFDDAVEEAEEEDQQKKRDEEIMDAVRRGLQKGYNRTGEERYDMISALHKCLRGSDGSAAMYWLARMITGGEDPLYIARRLIVVASEDVGLADNHALPLAMATYQACQTIGLPECRINLAHCVAYLAEAPKSTRSYKAYGAAERLATMPPLPGVPLQIRNAPTQIMKKLGYGKEYAYNPDYGHPVHNDYLPESLLQYSSHSHDPSQHILKTADQFEADKKWDEKHLDEWERVANDGVAWEGRYERYGEI, translated from the exons ATGTCCAATAAAG TTAACTGTCCTATTTGCACCAGCTTGGTCCCCGAGGGCGACATCAACCTCCATCTCGATCTCAAATGTAAAGGCGCTCCACTAGCTGAATCATCTACTCCTCAAAAAGTATTCGATTTCATAAACTCACCACCACATTCGAAAACTCAACAGTCAACCTCCCAAGCCTCTCAATCGACCTATCCAGGAAGTAGTCAAAGACCAAGAGCTAGCCAAGCACCTTTGGATGACCGGAGGCCATCCGCGGGGGCtgatggaaagaagaataTAGCACCTGTTTTTCAAACGCAGCTAGCTGGAGGTAAGAGGAAAGCGGAAGGGAATGAAATCAAAGTGATTGGTGGTGATGGGTATGGAGGGGTTAAAGGGGCGAAACAGCCGCGGGTCAATCCCTTAGCTGCTGCTCAACC CATGGCGGAACGATCAAGGCCTTTAGAAATATCACAGTATATCGGACAGTCAGATATAGTCGGCCCAGGGAGTCTATTACGGGTTCAGATAGAAGCAGGCAAGCTGATTGGGAGCTGTATACTATGGGGACCGCCAGGTTGTGGGAAAAC GACTTTGGCCAGGCTGATTGCGAAGTCCTCAGGCGCAGACTTCAAAGAGCTTTCCGCGACAAG TTCCGGGACTCAAGATGTTCGGCAAGTCTTTGAAAAGGCGAAGAATGGACTGCAGATGACTGGAAG ACGGACTGTCTTAATGATCGATGAGATACATCG ATTCAACCGTGCCCAACAAGATTTGTTACTTCCTTATGTTGAAAAAGGTTGGATCCAGCTTATCGGAGCCACCACAGAAAACCCTTCGTTCAAGGTCAATGGTGCTTTGCTTAGTAGATGTCA AGTGTTTACATTACACGCTCATTCTCCTGAATCCCTTCAAATCATTTTACGCAATGCCGTGCAAACCATCTCTGAATCCGAACCCATCCCTTATCACCCACCAGAACTCATCCCTTTCCTTGCAGATGTCGCAGATGGTGATGCCCGTCAAGCACTTAACGGTCTTGAGCTCGCTCTGCGTACATGCCAAACAATGGACGAGGCTGCCCGCGCGGAAAAATCACAACGGGCCAAATTCGTAGGCGATGAGAAGGTGAAAGAAGAGCGGCAAAAGGACGTGTTCGACGATGCGGTCGAGGAagcggaggaggaggatcagcagaagaagagggacGAAGAGATTATGGATGCTGTGAGGCGAGGATTACAGAAAGGATATAATAGGACGGGGGAAGAGAGATACGATATGATTTCGGCGCTGCACAAGTGCTTGAGAGGATCGGATGGAAGTGCAGCAATGTACTGGCTGGCTAG GATGATTACTGGTGGGGAAGATCCGTTATACATAGCCAGAAGATTGATCGTAGTGGCGAGTGAGGACGTAGGCTTGGCAGATAACCATGCGTTGCCTCTGGCTATGGCAACATATCAGGCTTGTCAAACGATCGGTTTGCCTGAATGTCGAATCAATCTTGCT CATTGCGTCGCATATCTGGCTGAAGCTCCCAAATCAACAAGATCCTATAAGGCTTATGGCGCA GCAGAACGGCTGGCAACTATGCCCCCTTTGCCTGGCGTTCCCTTACAGATACGCAATGCCCCTACCCAGATCATGAAGAAATTAGGGTACGGGAAGGAATATGCGTACAACCCAGACTATGGTCATCCAGTACATAAT GACTACTTACCTGAATCCCTTCTGCAATATTCTTCGCACTCTCATGACCCAAGTCAACATATTCTCAAGACAGCAGACCAGTTTGAGGCGGATAAGAAGTGGGATGAAAAGCATCTTGATGAGTGGGAGAGGGTGGCCAACGATGGTGTAGCTTGGGAAGGGAGATATGAACGATATGGCGAGATATAA
- a CDS encoding specific RNA polymerase II transcription factor, putative (Similar to TIGR gene model, INSD accession AAW44945.1), with protein sequence MNQHLHTMANHPFFSHNNPWAHSAICCDQHHGESTSAATARLAGNISVSHDQNLHNRHLEYHDSSGCNSECPLDTYCCSGDYCCDKHGSCSSGDECCDDPSCQETQRPDSRASHHSHRSHSKTEQSHNRSHQQPMSLEEWAVTQEGCDAIQQLIECCNQPDCHIPVCPTDNYEVHPQPADPLSALFASLNTQQQPQPISTAQQPMAPASSIEASHTCHWGNCHLVFGSMPDLLAHVAADHLNAAGTAHQSDQLLQQSQPAQPTPLTMLTQRVLPSISTSSTSLQNNLQINSSLQAASLAVNDVLLSCMWDDCFPVPEVPAASSASHNMFHQYNSESSQAAHNQQHDHTNAAGEPFSPGTMLRHVLEEHLGIPPDIIGWPNEAELQAQAQAILEKHHHHHHIDPHQALANHSENCNHVHPHPHSHSHGSNAGDSHPHGHGHGHSYFHAHPHLRERSHAHPRSLSHSRPLSHEPLPTPPSTVKTEASTSPAASNDSVPSTVLAPSQPAKSLICLWPGCAIHTPFADTASLMDHLSEVHIPKGKDCYTCYWNGCGGEEGRMFKSRQKVLRHLQSHIGHKPFICGVCNQAFSEAAPLTAHMRRHAQEKPFKCEHPGCGKSFAISSSLTIHMRTHNGEKPFVCPYCEKGFVEASNLTKHIRTHTGERPFACSHPGCGKKFSRPDQLKRHMTIHNKAPAEKRRGSGVPLK encoded by the exons ATGAACCAGCATCTTCACACCATGGCCAACCACCCGTTCTTCAGCCACAACAATCCTTGGGCCCATTCTGCCATCTGCTGTGATCAGCACCACGGCGAGTCGACATCGGCTGCCACGGCACGCCTTGCTGGGAACATTTCCGTTTCTCATGATCAAAATTTACACAACCGCCATCTTGAATATCACGACTCATCTGGATGCAACTCGGAATGCCCTCTCGATACCTACTGCTGCAGTGGAGACTACTGTTGCGACAAGCATGGTTCTTGCTCTAGTGGGGACGAGTGCTGTGATGACCCGAGTTGTCAAGAAACACAAAGACCAGATAGTCGTGCTAGTCATCATAGCCATCGCAGCCATTCTAAAACCGAGCAAAGCCATAATCGTAGCCATCAACAGCCTATGAGCCTGGAAGAGTGGGCCGTAACCCAAGAAGGGTGTGATGCTATACAACAGCTG ATTGAATGCTGTAACCAGCCAGACTGCCATATACCAGTCTGCCCTACGGACAATTATGAAGTCCATCCACAGCCGGCAGACCCCTTGTCTGCCCTATTTGCATCACTAAATACACAGCAGCAGCCTCAGCCTATATCTACTGCTCAGCAGCCTATGGCTCCAGCAAGCTCGATTGAGGCTTCTCACACATGCCACTGGGGCAATTGCCACCTCGTTTTTGGCTCTATGCCTGACCTTTTGGCACACGTGGCGGCAGATCACCTTAACGCGGCTGGTACGGCGCATCAGTCCGACCAGCTCCTGCAGCAATCCCAGCCTGCTCAGCCCACCCCGTTAACAATGCTTACTCAACGCGTGCTACCTAGCATTAGTACAAGTTCGACTAGTTTACAGAATAATTTGCAGATTAACTCCTCACTTCAAGCCGCATCCTTGGCTGTCAATGACGTGCTGCTATCGTGCATGTGGGATGACTGCTTTCCTGTGCCCGAGGTTCCTGCTGCTTCATCAGCGTCTCACAACATGTTCCATCAGTACAACTCTGAGAGTTCCCAGGCTGCTCATAATCAGCAGCACGATCATACCAATGCCGCTGGAGAACCTTTTAGCCCAGGGACGATGCTACGACACGTTTTGGAAGAGCATTTGGGTATCCCACCTGATATCATCGGTTGGCCAAATGAGGCCGAGCTTCAAGCTCAAGCACAAGCGATCCTTGAGAAGcaccatcaccatcaccatATTGACCCTCACCAAGCGTTGGCGAACCACTCTGAAAACTGCAATCACGTGCATCCTCACCCTCACTCTCATTCTCATGGCTCTAATGCCGGTGACTCACATCCTCATGGTCATGGTCATGGTCACTCTTACTTTCATGcccatcctcatcttcgtGAGCGCTCGCATGCTCATCCTCGTTCCCTTTCTCATTCACGCCCTCTCTCACACGAGCCTCTTCCCACACCTCCGTCCACCGTCAAGACCGAAGCCTCCACCTCTCCTGCCGCTTCCAACGATTCCGTGCCCAGCACAGTCCTCGCCCCATCCCAACCCGCGAAATCCCTCATTTGCCTCTGGCCTGGGTGCGCCATCCACACTCCCTTTGCGGACACGGCCTCTCTCATGGACCATCTTTCCGAAGTGCACATCCCAAAAGGTAAAGACTGTTATACATGCTATTGGAACGGATGTGGtggggaggaagggagaaTGTTTAAGAGTAGGCAGAAGGTGTTGAGACATTTGCAGAGTCATATTGGACATAAGCCTTTTATTTGTGGGGTGTGTAATCAGGCATTCTCAGAAGCGGCGCCCTTAACAGCCCATATGAGGAGGCATGCCCAAGAAA AACCTTTCAAGTGCGAACACCCAGGATGTGGCAAATCGTTTGCGATCTCTTCGTCTCTAACAATCCATATG CGCACACACAACGGTGAAAAGCCATTTGTCTGCCCGTACTGTGAGAA AGGTTTTGTAGAAGCGTCCAACTTGACCAAACAC ATCCGAACGCATACCGGCGAACGGCCATTCGCGTGCTCTCATCCCGGATGCGGTAAGAAATTTTCACGTCCCGATCAGCTGAAGAGGCATATGACTATTCATAACAAGGCACCTGCGGAGAAAAGGCGAGGAAGTGGAGTCCCCCTGAAGTAG
- a CDS encoding centromeric DNA binding protein, putative (similar to TIGR gene model, INSD accession AAW45241.1), translating to MSHMTPSRRKEERYIPFNNDPRNIGTRTGLPMPQNVPRDSNGFEIPELFFGSSPENGANRTISSIKSKAAQTPGGRSTYSRADSTPGTARRLTRRLSDLDMDDGLRGGDDLLMDEDDLAIATPGSLFANSEPPPSINLPSRSRLPLSSPANASFDSVPSPSARPLPRKSHHSATNRASSSLAKIIGRDQEFSGDEEESFITPGDGLNQEEEPEESPVKSKETTLPPVSLDDDGSPNNKKAASSPRERSAGLSYNEPANGYDSGYEGNHTVDFDDLPPTGPMDDYDVETVLRIEREEDDEDAQNVDNNVVEEERIVEEEGMQVSESEDEGERPPVVMKKKKSPKKHAKEKDRARSAKSGSTAAQRKRTRPSELGSGDDGYHGNFVTRRSGRQHYKPLEFWRGEKVEYMRGPGCAVIKEIITIPEDPPIPLAARRSRKNGRARSGSVAAGKRKREDSVEDEEGWDHKTEPTGLVQDYPLGEECYRKIACPKALLDPKLVSGGNFKYQKVFGEGHFMAAGIVYIPVGQIKNTKPSKDNTYVFYVIQGAVQVTIYRTSFVMAPGSQFLVPRGNDYCIENISPDKEAQLFFAQARKIRANEVDADGVSESQAGEAALLSRKSLVASQSQSQGGKKNKRLPSVREESRDISQSERESEEVDEKEEEIIVKKKRKSKGKSRR from the exons ATGTCCCACATGACACCGTCAAGACGCAAAGAGGAGCGATACATCCCCTTCAACAATGACCCACGCAACATCGGGAC CCGAACCGGTCTTCCTATGCCTCAAAACGTTCCACGAGACTCTAATGGCTTTGAAATCCCGGAATTATTCTTTGGCTCATCCCCAGAAAACGGTGCGAACCGAACCATATCTTCAATCAAATCTAAAGCCGCTCAAACACCCGGAGGACGAAGTACCTATTCCCGCGCGGACAGCACGCCTGGTACAGCAAGGAGATTGACAAGGAGACTAAGTGATCTGGATATGGATGATGGATTGCGCGGAGGCGATGATCTGCTGATGGATGAGGACGATTTGG CCATTGCCACGCCTGGGTCACTTTTCGCCAATAGTGAACCGCCACCTTCTATTAACTTGCCGTCGCGATCTCGATTGCCTCTATCTTCACCTGCTAATGCATCATTCGACTCTGTCCCTTCACCTTCGGCCAGACCCTTACCGCGTAAATCCCATCACAGCGCTACCAATCGAGCTTCTTCATCGTTGGCAAAGATTATCGGGAGAGATCAAGAGTTTAGtggggatgaagaagagtcATTTATTACTCCGGGGGATGGCTTGAACcaggaggaagagccgGAGGAAAGTCCTGTGAAGAGCAAGGAAACGACATTGCCGCCTGTGTCATTGGACGACGATGGATCCCCAAATAACAAAAAAGCAGCTTCTTCACCTAGAGAGAGAAGCGCAGGACTAAGCTATAATGAACCGGCAAATGGCTACGATTCTGGATACGAGGGTAATCACACTGTCGACTTTGATGATCTGCCTCCGACGGGTCCGATGGATGATTACGACGTCGAAACGGTCCTGAGGAtagaaagggaagaggacgatgaggaCGCCCAGAATGTTGATAATAATGTTGTCGAAGAGGAAAGAATtgtggaggaagaggggatgCAAGTAAGTGAGAGtgaggatgaaggggaACGACCGCCGGTAGTaatgaaaaagaagaagagccCAAAGAAGCACGCAAAGGAAAAGGATAGAGCAAGATCTGCCAAGTCCGGTAGCACCGCTGCCCAACGGAAACGAACACGTCCATCCGAACTTGGTTCCGGTGACGATGGCTACCACGGTAACTTCGTCACCCGTCGCTCAGGTCGTCAACACTATAAACCTCTCGAATTTTGGCGTGGTGAGAAAGTCGAATACATGCGTGGCCCGGGCTGTGCTGTTATCAAGGAAATCATCACTATCCCTGAAGATCCACCTATACCTCTTGCGGCGCGGAGGTCAAGGAAGAATGGTAGAGCAAGAAGCGGATCTGTGGCGGcggggaagaggaaaagagaggatagtgtggaggacgaggagggATGGGATCATAAGACGGAGCCGACCGGCTTAGTGCAAGATTATCCATTAGGCGAGGAGTGCTATAGAA AAATTGCATGCCCGAAAGCATTGCTCGACCCCAAACTCGTTTCAGGAGGAAATTTCAAGTATCAAAAAGTCTTTGGCGAGGGCCATTTTATGGCCGCTGGTATAGTGTACATCCCTGTGGGCCAAATAAAGAATACGAAGCCGTCAAAGGATAACACTTAT GTGTTTTACGTGATTCAAGGTGCGGTACAAGTGACCATCTACCGAACGAGTTTTGTCATGGCTCCGGGCTCCCAATTCCTCGTCCCAAGAGGTAATGACTATTGCATCGAAAACATCTCGCCAGACAAGGAGGCTCAGTTATTCTTTGCACAAGCGAGAAAGATTCGAGCGAACGAAGTGGATGCCGATGGGGTATCAGAATCTCAGGCCGGAGAGGCCGCTTTATTGTCAAGGAAGTCATTGGTCGCGAGTCAGAGTCAAAGTCAGggtgggaagaagaataaGCGACTGCCGTCAGTCAGAGAGGAGAGCAGGGATATAAGCCAGAGTGAGCGGGAGAGTGAGGAAGTAGAcgagaaggaagaagaaattattgtcaagaagaagagaaaaagTAAAGGGAAGAGCAGGAGATAG
- a CDS encoding uncharacterized protein (Similar to SGTC gene model, INSD accession EAL17934.1~Hypothetical transport protein C17D4.03c in chromosome I): MQPPTTPTSNRRSHVPSSCQSFSAGPATAPRRSGYQSRPNSFLRLFIGALAISASKTWVIDSHGGEGGGAGWLVLAYWASRLFVEGKQVWDGKRRKGSRLDATSVGIGVKDYIFSSFSYVLQSLAFFMSLGSLGPFRTSIIGLTGSLLATSQLTTIRSFGLLLPLILASGYALTQQIMSKNLQAVMTSLVFASTTFVVQGRFFEPKAAGGRETVNGRHSLYRIIVSSFLAIVSVIALYFMDFIPIPFPVSSITSQRFGSFGAAFLVSNIPLSFCQKSPSSAGLLLKTWRDKVTFLISIPILQFFALHPIPTTVDVVILLPLSVFGIWAVSVANAQPEVAPLWTFPSHNLTTAKYSWSFLSLVPAGWRPHLQTIISTPTSSRIFYFLLLNLAYMGVQMVYGVFTNSLGLISDAIHMLFDCLGLAVGLWASVAAMWKPDGRYTFGYSRVETLSGFANGCFLILISVFIIFEAIQRVYNPPEMETHQLLLVSGIGLAINLWGMWATGGHHHHGHSHGHDHRHTHAAPKMEMPKQGVHKDDGAHKHEDHDRHHKSSASSQVSPRPASKLQKRRSTGHLKDSGPRPITPQKMSNGHSHAHEHEHGHDEHCSHDHEDHAYSHDHHHHKSTHNLATHNHISREDEYDHAHAHGHGHDHDHVHDHAHSHNMRGVFLHVLADTLGSVGVIISTILIRFTGWTGFDPIASLFIAALIMASVIPLVIDSGRILCLDVGEEKENEIRSALTELSSVDGLASYAAPRFWPRCEGEIVGSIHIQLAPSSSSFDPTRISTPPNSSRPRKGDAIYANSAKVVGRVEKVLKKRIKGLTELVVQVEGSEERSFCTCMTGGDQ; encoded by the exons ATGCAGCCACCCACCACACCCACTTCTAACCGCCGATCTCATGTCCCTTCTTCCTGCCAGTCCTTTTCTGCCGGGCCGGCAACTGCACCTCGACGATCCGGATATCAGAGTCGGCCAAATTCATTCTTACGACTATTCATAGGGGCATTGGCGATAAGTGCTAGCAAAACATGGGTTATCGATAGCCATGGAGGGGAGGGAGGTGGTGCCGGGTGGCTTGTCCTGGCGTACTGGGCTTCGAGGCTGTTTGTTGAAGGAAAGCAGGTATGGGATGGAAAAAGACGGAAGGGCTCTCGGTTAGATGCAACCAGCGTTGGAATAGGAGTAAAG GACTACATATTTTCGAGTTTCAGTTACGTTCTACAGTCACTTGCCTTCTTCATGTCTCTGGGCTCGTTAGGTCCATTCAG GACTTCTATAATAGGCCTAACTGGCAGCTTGTTAGCAACATCGCAACTCACAACTATCCGATCA TTTGGACTTTTACTGCCTCTGATACTAGCTTCTGGCTATGCTCTCACCCAACAAATTATGTCGAAAAATC TCCAAGCAGTCATGACCAGCTTAGTATTCGCATCAACCACATTCGTCGTCCAGGGTCGGTTCTTCGAACCCAAGGCAGCTGGCGGTAGAGAGACCGTAAATGGAAGGCACAGTTTGTATAGGATCATTGtatcttctttccttgCTATTGTATCAGTTATCGCGCTCTACTTCATG GACTTCATACCTATACCTTTTCCTGTATCATCGATTACCTCACAACGCTTTGGTTCCTTTGGCGCTGCTTTCCTCGTCAGCAATATTCCCCTGTCGTTTTGTCAGAAATCTCCTTCCAGCGCTGGTCTTCTACTCAAAACATGGCGCGACAAGGTGACTTTTTTAATTTCTATTCCTATCCTCCAGTTCTTCGCTTTACACCCTATACCGACCACCGTCGATGTCGTTATCCTTTTGCCTCTTTCGGTTTTCGGCATTTGGGCGGTGTCAGTGGCCAATGCACAACCTGAAGTTGCACCCTTG TGGACGTTCCCCAGTCATAATCTCACCACTGCCAAGTATTCGTGGTCTTTCCTCTCACTTGTACCTGCCGGATGGCGCCCTCATCTTCAGACGATCATCAGCACTCCGACTTCATCGCGCATATTCTactttcttctcctcaaTTTGGCTTATATGGGTGTGCAAATGGTCTATGGTGTATTTACCAATTCTTTGGGTCTCATCTCTGACG CCATTCATATGCTGTTTGACTGTCTTGGTTTGGCAGTAGGATTATGGGCTTCTGTCGCAGCGATGTGGAAACCCGATGGTCGATACACTTTTGGTTATTCCCGTGTTGAAACTCTCAGTGGATTTGCAAATGGGTGTTTTCTTATTCTCATTTCAGTTTTCATAATCTTCGAAGCTATACAGCGAGT GTACAACCCGCCGGAAATGGAGACTCACCAATTACTGCTCGTATCGGGGATAGGATTGGCCATCAATTTGTGGGGCATGTGGGCTACCGGAGggcatcatcatcatggGCATAGCCACGGACATGATCACCGCCATACACACGCTGCACCCAAAATG GAAATGCCCAAACAGGGAGTACACAAAGACGATGGCGCTCACAAACATGAAGATCATGACCGTCACCACAAATCTAGCGCC TCATCACAAGTCAGTCCCCGTCCGGCATCCAAACTCCAAAAACGCAGATCCACTGGTCACCTCAAGGACTCTGGTCCGAGACCAATAACCCCGCAGAAGATGAGTAATGGGCATAGTCATGCGCATGAACATGAGCATGGTCATGATGAGCATTGTTCGCATGACCATGAAGACCATGCA TACTCTCATGATCACCATCACCATAAATCGACCCACAATCTCGCTACTCACAACCACATCTCTCGTGAAGATGAATATGATCACGCACACGCTCATGGTCACGGGCACGACCATGACCACGTGCATGACCATGCTCATAGCCATAACATGCGAGGCGTATTTTTGCATGTTTTAGCC GATACGCTCGGTAGCGTTGGGGTCATCATCTCAACTATCCTCATTCGTTTCACGGGCTGGACCGGCTTTGACCCTATCGCTAGTTTATTCATTGCTGCCCTCATCATGGCGAGTGTCATCCCGCTAGTCATTGATTCAGGCCGGATCTTGTGCTTGGACgttggagaagaaaaggaaaatgaAATCCGCAGTGCACTGACCGAG CTATCTTCCGTGGATGGCCTAGCCAGTTATGCTGCACCTCGTTTCTGGCCTCGATGTGAGGGAGAAATCGTCGGTTCGATCCACATTCAACTCgccccttcttcctcttcgttTGATCCTACCCGAATATCCACACCTCCAAACAGTTCACGGCCTCGTAAAGGCGATGCGATTTATGCCAATTCTGCAAAAGTAGTGGGGAGAGTGGAAAAGGTTTTGAAGAAGCGGATAAAAGGTTTGACGGAACTTGTTGTACAGGTTGAAGGGAGCGAAGAGAGGTCGTTTTGTACGTGCATGACGGGTGGGGATCAATAG